A genome region from Panacibacter microcysteis includes the following:
- a CDS encoding KTSC domain-containing protein, which produces MMYKPLPALLMSALLLSCSTGNNDTKEIPPAAHHAVSATQPAIAPACAGIPESFASYEQAKNLIVKTTFVYSDKVNTGKSSWIRGASFYSCDSVTGFFVLETDKQSYIHQHMPATVWSDFKNAASFGQFYNQHIKKQYQLQLTKTLR; this is translated from the coding sequence ATGATGTATAAACCATTACCTGCTTTATTAATGAGTGCGCTGCTGCTTTCGTGCAGCACCGGCAATAACGATACAAAGGAAATACCTCCTGCTGCGCACCATGCCGTCTCCGCTACACAACCTGCCATAGCGCCTGCATGCGCCGGCATACCGGAAAGCTTTGCCTCTTATGAGCAGGCCAAAAACCTAATTGTAAAAACAACATTCGTTTATAGCGACAAAGTGAATACAGGAAAGAGCAGTTGGATAAGAGGTGCCAGCTTTTATAGTTGTGATAGCGTGACAGGATTTTTTGTGCTGGAAACGGATAAGCAATCATACATTCACCAGCACATGCCTGCTACCGTGTGGAGCGATTTTAAAAACGCTGCCTCGTTTGGGCAGTTTTATAACCAGCATATAAAAAAGCAATACCAGCTTCAGCTGACAAAGACTTTACGATGA
- a CDS encoding RNA recognition motif domain-containing protein — protein sequence MNIYVSNLSFNVQDEDLKDFFAPYGEVTSAKVITDRETGRSRGFGFVEMADEAASKKAIAELDGATVENRTIGVSEAKPKESRPSRDRNFNNGNSYNKNRY from the coding sequence ATGAACATTTATGTTTCAAATTTAAGCTTCAACGTTCAGGATGAAGACTTAAAGGATTTTTTTGCTCCTTACGGAGAAGTTACTTCAGCTAAAGTTATCACAGACAGGGAAACAGGCAGATCAAGAGGATTTGGTTTTGTTGAAATGGCTGATGAAGCTGCATCCAAAAAAGCCATTGCAGAGCTTGATGGTGCAACAGTAGAAAACAGAACGATCGGTGTATCTGAGGCAAAGCCAAAAGAAAGCCGTCCTTCACGCGATAGAAATTTCAATAACGGCAACAGTTATAATAAGAACAGATACTAA